One Actinopolymorpha sp. NPDC004070 DNA segment encodes these proteins:
- a CDS encoding carboxyl transferase domain-containing protein, which yields MKRRWSVGGRSVFRRIAVVNRGEAAMRLINAVRELNAEGGEPIETVALYTDVERTATFVRQADLAYSLGPASARPYVDHAVLERALRDTGADAAWVGWGFVAEDPAFAELCERLGVTFIGPTPEAMRRLGDKIASKLVAEEVGVPVSRWSGGPVETLDAALDAADRIGYPLMLKAAAGGGGRGIRVIMSAEDLKQAYDRTRDEAERSFGSGVVYLEQLVTGARHVEVQVIADGQGAAWALGVRDCSVQRRNQKVIEESASPVLSAEQADQIKGAAERLALAVGYRGAGTVEFLYRPQDDLLSFLEVNTRLQVEHPVTELTTGMDLVKAQVRIAAGGRLEGERPVESGHAIEARLNAEDPDRDFAPSPGRIALLDLPAGPGVRVDTGVSAGDTIPAEFDSMIAKIIAYGRDRDEALARLRRAVGATTVIIEGGVSNKGFILALLDQPEVIDGSADTAWIDRVRGQGRLVSHRHSGVGLVAAAIEGYEEAKQVELRRLLETAHGGRPQVQHEVGRAIDLELRGVAYRVTVAQIGPHRFRVGVGNGDEQHVVYGELERSGTYGARLTVDGRTFRLVTATHGPVHTVEVNGVTHRVSRGEGGVLRSPAPALVVATPVAVGAEVEAGAPVLVLESMKMETVLYAPFRATVRELLVSAGSQVETSAPLLRLEPVADAASAGAESAPAGLPGAAVPAVDLDLPTETVRKSAEERAERGLADLRSMLLGYDVDARDEGQMLAGYLTARAELAAAGQAPMSAEIELLQVFADFAELSRNRPVGEEVSTEHRVHSPREHFHTYLQSLDPERGGLPEEFRARLARVLGHYGVTDLERSPELDEAVFRIFLAQQRSRLDVLLVTALLQAWSTEPLPAAPLDGRVHDVLERLVLATQLRFPVVGDLARSVRFRWFDQPLVDEARAEVVAGVGAAVDSLAANPDAPDRQQRIEALAAIPEQIVGFLTRRLEHGWAEWEPMLEVLIRRHYREYELHGLSELAVDGRPFATADYSLDDRPTHLVSTVGTVAELADSDGALARALTAQVVARPAGHEAVVDLYLYGPDTPEVPQESADALRELVAALPLGRGVRRITLAVARGGDKAVEYFTYRPVGASVVEDDNVRGVHPMVGRRLNLWRLRDFRINRLEAPEGVLLYHCVARDNDADQRLVALAQVRQFAVVRDEDGQVTSLPHVERAISNCLEAIRRARSARGTAGARLDMNHVWVHIWPVVDVQVEELTALQRNIAPLTVGAGIEEVLAQGRVARPDGTVAPVTARFFYQPGSGVVTSVEERTTERLKPLDDYAQKVLRSRRRNTVYPYELTDMVAGPGGTGVEYDLDDSGILMPVDRPRGLNKAAIIVGVISTPTARCPEGITRVVLSGDPTKALGALAEAECARIIAALDLAERMRIPVEWYALSAGARISMDSGTENMDWIAAALKRIVEFTQAGGEINVVVAGINVGAQPYWNAEATMLMHTKGILVMTPDSAMVLTGKQSLDFSGGVSAEDNYGIGGYDRVMGPNGQAQYWAPDLKSARDVLMSHYDHTYVVPGESGPRRSDTTDPVDRDVTTYPHDAPGSDFRTVGDIFSPETNPGRKKPFDIRTVMRAVADLDHPVLERWAGMADADTAVVQDARLGGYPVCLLGIESKSVPRRGFPPTDGPDTYTSGTLFPRSSKKVARAINAASGNRPLVVLANLSGFDGSPDSMRNLQLEYGAEIGRAVVNFDGPIVFAVISRYHGGAFVVFSKALNPNLTVLAVEGSFASVLGGAPAAAVVFAAEVDARTAADPRVSELTARVSAAVGAERAALATELAEVRTAVRAEKLGEVAAGFDRVHSIQRAVEVGSVDRVIGAAELRPRLIEAIERGLGVSG from the coding sequence GTGAAGCGCAGGTGGAGTGTGGGAGGCCGGTCGGTGTTCAGGCGGATCGCAGTGGTGAACCGCGGCGAGGCCGCGATGCGGCTGATCAACGCCGTACGCGAGCTCAACGCGGAGGGCGGCGAGCCGATCGAGACGGTCGCTCTCTACACCGACGTCGAGCGCACGGCGACGTTCGTACGACAGGCCGACCTCGCCTACTCACTGGGCCCGGCGTCCGCCCGGCCCTACGTCGACCACGCGGTCCTCGAACGCGCCCTCCGGGACACCGGGGCCGACGCCGCCTGGGTCGGCTGGGGCTTCGTCGCGGAGGATCCGGCGTTCGCCGAACTCTGCGAACGCCTCGGCGTCACCTTCATCGGCCCGACGCCGGAGGCGATGCGCAGGCTCGGCGACAAGATCGCCTCCAAGCTGGTGGCAGAGGAGGTCGGCGTCCCGGTCTCGCGGTGGAGCGGCGGTCCGGTCGAGACGCTGGACGCCGCACTCGACGCGGCGGACCGGATCGGCTACCCGCTGATGCTGAAGGCGGCAGCGGGCGGCGGCGGCCGGGGCATCCGGGTGATCATGTCCGCCGAGGACCTCAAGCAGGCGTACGACCGGACCCGTGACGAGGCCGAGCGGTCGTTCGGTAGCGGCGTGGTCTACCTCGAGCAGCTGGTGACCGGCGCGCGGCACGTCGAGGTGCAGGTGATCGCCGACGGCCAGGGCGCCGCCTGGGCTCTCGGGGTACGCGACTGCTCGGTGCAGCGCCGCAACCAGAAGGTGATCGAGGAGTCCGCCTCACCGGTGCTGTCCGCGGAGCAGGCCGACCAGATCAAGGGCGCGGCCGAGCGGCTCGCGCTCGCGGTCGGCTACCGTGGCGCCGGGACGGTCGAGTTCCTCTACCGCCCGCAGGACGATCTGCTGTCGTTCCTCGAGGTCAACACCCGCCTGCAGGTCGAGCACCCGGTCACCGAACTGACCACCGGCATGGACCTGGTGAAGGCCCAGGTCCGGATCGCCGCCGGCGGCCGGCTGGAAGGCGAGCGGCCGGTCGAGTCCGGGCACGCGATCGAGGCCCGGCTGAACGCCGAGGACCCCGACCGTGACTTCGCCCCATCGCCGGGCCGGATCGCGCTGCTGGACCTGCCGGCCGGGCCCGGCGTACGCGTGGACACCGGTGTCAGCGCCGGCGACACCATCCCGGCCGAGTTCGACTCGATGATCGCCAAGATCATCGCCTACGGCCGCGACCGGGACGAGGCGCTGGCCCGGCTGCGCCGCGCGGTGGGCGCGACCACGGTGATCATCGAGGGCGGCGTCAGCAACAAGGGCTTCATCCTCGCGCTGCTCGACCAGCCCGAGGTGATCGACGGCAGCGCGGACACCGCCTGGATCGACCGCGTACGCGGGCAGGGCCGGCTGGTCTCGCACCGCCACTCCGGCGTCGGGCTGGTCGCGGCCGCGATCGAGGGGTACGAGGAGGCCAAGCAGGTCGAGCTCCGGCGGCTGCTGGAGACCGCGCACGGCGGCCGTCCGCAGGTGCAGCACGAGGTCGGCCGGGCGATCGACCTGGAGCTGCGCGGCGTCGCCTACCGCGTCACCGTCGCGCAGATCGGCCCGCACAGGTTCCGGGTCGGCGTCGGCAACGGCGACGAGCAGCACGTCGTCTACGGCGAGCTGGAGCGGTCCGGCACCTACGGCGCCCGACTGACCGTGGACGGGCGGACGTTCCGGCTGGTCACCGCCACCCACGGTCCGGTGCACACGGTCGAGGTCAACGGCGTCACCCACCGGGTGAGCCGGGGCGAGGGCGGGGTGCTGCGCTCGCCGGCGCCGGCCCTGGTCGTCGCGACGCCGGTGGCGGTGGGCGCCGAGGTCGAGGCGGGCGCCCCGGTACTGGTGCTGGAGAGCATGAAGATGGAGACGGTGCTCTACGCGCCGTTCCGGGCGACCGTGCGGGAGCTGCTGGTCTCCGCCGGGAGCCAGGTCGAGACGAGTGCGCCGCTGCTCCGGCTGGAGCCGGTCGCCGACGCCGCGTCGGCGGGGGCCGAGAGTGCGCCGGCGGGCCTGCCGGGCGCCGCGGTGCCGGCCGTCGACCTGGACCTGCCCACCGAGACCGTACGCAAGTCCGCCGAGGAACGCGCCGAGCGCGGCCTGGCCGACCTGCGCAGCATGCTGCTCGGCTACGACGTGGACGCCCGGGACGAGGGCCAGATGCTGGCCGGTTACCTGACCGCCCGGGCTGAGCTCGCGGCGGCCGGGCAGGCGCCGATGTCGGCAGAGATCGAGCTGCTGCAGGTGTTCGCCGACTTCGCCGAGCTGAGCCGCAACCGGCCGGTGGGCGAGGAGGTCAGCACCGAACACCGGGTACACAGCCCGCGCGAGCACTTCCACACGTACCTCCAGAGTCTCGACCCCGAGCGCGGCGGCCTGCCGGAGGAGTTCCGCGCCCGGCTGGCCCGCGTACTCGGGCACTACGGCGTCACCGACCTGGAGCGCAGCCCCGAGCTGGACGAGGCGGTGTTCCGCATCTTCCTCGCCCAGCAGCGGTCGAGGCTGGACGTCCTGCTGGTCACCGCGCTGCTGCAGGCGTGGAGCACCGAGCCGCTGCCGGCGGCGCCGCTGGACGGCCGCGTGCACGACGTACTGGAGCGGCTCGTGCTCGCCACCCAGCTACGTTTCCCGGTCGTCGGCGACCTGGCCCGCAGCGTCCGCTTCCGCTGGTTCGACCAGCCGCTGGTGGACGAGGCGCGGGCGGAGGTGGTGGCCGGGGTGGGCGCCGCGGTCGACTCGCTCGCGGCCAATCCGGACGCGCCCGACCGGCAGCAGCGGATCGAGGCGCTGGCGGCCATCCCCGAGCAGATCGTCGGGTTCCTCACCCGGCGGCTCGAGCACGGCTGGGCCGAGTGGGAGCCGATGCTCGAGGTGCTGATCCGCCGGCACTACCGCGAGTACGAGCTGCACGGCCTGAGTGAGCTGGCCGTCGACGGGAGACCGTTCGCGACCGCCGACTACTCGCTGGACGACCGGCCCACCCACCTGGTCAGCACGGTCGGCACGGTGGCCGAGCTCGCCGACTCCGACGGTGCTCTGGCCCGGGCACTCACCGCCCAGGTCGTCGCCCGGCCAGCTGGGCACGAGGCGGTGGTCGACCTCTACCTGTACGGGCCGGACACGCCGGAGGTGCCGCAGGAGTCGGCGGACGCGTTGCGCGAACTGGTCGCCGCGCTGCCCCTGGGCCGTGGCGTACGCCGGATCACCCTCGCCGTCGCCCGTGGCGGCGACAAGGCGGTGGAGTACTTCACCTATCGTCCGGTTGGCGCCTCCGTCGTCGAGGACGACAACGTACGCGGCGTCCACCCCATGGTGGGCCGGCGGCTGAACCTCTGGCGGCTGCGTGACTTCCGGATAAACCGCCTGGAAGCGCCCGAGGGTGTGCTGCTCTACCACTGCGTGGCGCGGGACAACGACGCCGACCAGCGGCTGGTCGCGCTGGCCCAGGTGCGGCAGTTCGCCGTCGTACGCGACGAGGACGGGCAGGTGACGTCCCTGCCGCACGTGGAGCGGGCCATCTCGAACTGCCTGGAGGCGATCCGCCGGGCCCGCAGCGCACGCGGCACGGCCGGCGCCCGCCTGGACATGAACCACGTCTGGGTGCACATCTGGCCGGTCGTCGACGTACAGGTCGAGGAACTGACGGCGCTGCAGCGCAACATCGCGCCGCTGACCGTCGGTGCGGGCATCGAGGAGGTGCTCGCCCAGGGCCGGGTCGCACGGCCGGACGGCACGGTCGCCCCGGTGACGGCACGCTTCTTCTACCAGCCGGGGTCCGGGGTGGTCACGTCCGTGGAGGAGCGGACCACCGAACGCCTCAAGCCGCTCGACGACTACGCCCAGAAGGTCCTGCGTTCGCGCCGCCGCAACACCGTCTACCCGTACGAGCTGACCGACATGGTGGCCGGGCCCGGCGGGACGGGAGTGGAGTACGACCTGGACGACTCCGGCATCCTCATGCCGGTGGACCGGCCGCGCGGCCTGAACAAGGCGGCGATCATCGTCGGGGTGATCAGCACGCCGACTGCGCGCTGCCCGGAAGGCATCACCCGGGTGGTGCTCAGCGGCGACCCGACCAAGGCGCTCGGTGCCCTGGCCGAGGCCGAGTGCGCGCGGATCATCGCAGCACTCGACCTGGCCGAGCGGATGCGCATACCGGTCGAGTGGTACGCACTGTCGGCCGGCGCGCGCATCTCGATGGACTCCGGCACCGAGAACATGGACTGGATCGCCGCGGCGCTCAAGCGGATCGTCGAGTTCACCCAGGCCGGCGGCGAGATCAACGTCGTCGTGGCCGGCATCAACGTCGGGGCGCAGCCGTACTGGAACGCCGAGGCGACGATGCTGATGCACACCAAGGGCATCCTGGTGATGACGCCGGACAGCGCGATGGTGCTCACCGGCAAGCAGTCGCTGGACTTCTCCGGCGGTGTGTCCGCGGAGGACAACTACGGCATCGGTGGCTACGACCGGGTGATGGGCCCGAACGGCCAGGCGCAGTACTGGGCGCCGGACCTCAAGAGCGCCCGCGACGTGCTGATGTCGCACTACGACCACACCTACGTCGTGCCGGGTGAGTCCGGGCCGCGGCGGTCGGACACGACGGACCCGGTGGACCGCGACGTCACGACGTATCCGCACGACGCGCCGGGCAGCGACTTCCGTACGGTCGGCGACATCTTCTCGCCGGAGACGAACCCCGGCCGTAAGAAGCCGTTCGACATCCGTACGGTGATGCGCGCGGTGGCCGACCTGGACCACCCGGTGCTCGAGCGCTGGGCCGGGATGGCCGACGCCGACACCGCCGTGGTGCAGGACGCACGGCTCGGCGGCTACCCGGTCTGCCTGCTCGGGATCGAGTCGAAGTCCGTTCCCCGGCGGGGATTCCCGCCCACCGACGGCCCGGACACCTACACCTCCGGCACGCTGTTCCCGCGTTCGTCGAAGAAGGTGGCGCGGGCGATCAACGCGGCCAGCGGAAACCGGCCCCTGGTGGTGCTGGCGAACCTGTCCGGGTTCGACGGGTCGCCGGACTCGATGCGCAACCTGCAGCTGGAGTACGGCGCGGAGATCGGCCGCGCGGTCGTCAACTTCGACGGACCGATCGTGTTCGCGGTGATCTCGCGGTATCACGGCGGGGCGTTCGTGGTGTTCTCCAAGGCGCTGAACCCGAACCTCACCGTGCTGGCGGTGGAGGGCTCCTTCGCGTCGGTGCTCGGTGGCGCGCCCGCGGCCGCGGTGGTGTTCGCGGCGGAGGTCGACGCTCGTACGGCGGCCGACCCCAGGGTGTCGGAGCTGACGGCGCGAGTGTCCGCCGCGGTTGGTGCCGAACGCGCCGCGCTGGCGACGGAGCTTGCGGAGGTACGCACCGCGGTGCGGGCCGAGAAGCTGGGCGAGGTCGCGGCCGGATTCGACCGGGTCCACAGCATCCAGCGAGCCGTCGAGGTCGGTTCGGTGGACAGGGTGATCGGTGCGGCCGAACTCCGCCCCCGGCTGATCGAGGCCATCGAACGCGGCCTCGGCGTCTCGGGCTGA
- a CDS encoding sulfotransferase: MGSSFLRTAAITAVPALGRLVRHRDVLLGQNQRLRTDIDRLRTDIDRLQLQLDALRGGSAAAESPDDRAELRYLFVVTYGRSGSTLLMSLLDGTPGYCIRGENGGGLHRLFEYHSAALDARVRWAGDEPLTPQNPWYGIDEYPPALAVARMRQLVTETLLRPEPGTRVAGFKEIRWWQSPPDDYLAFVETLFPGARFILNTRNLADVARSRWNNHTPNALADLAMLEGRLREAVDKRAERGYHVHFDDYVKDPSALRGLFDWLGEGYNEERVARTLAVRHSF, translated from the coding sequence ATGGGCAGCAGCTTTCTGCGAACAGCCGCGATCACCGCGGTTCCCGCCCTTGGCCGGCTCGTTCGGCACCGGGACGTGTTGCTCGGGCAGAACCAGCGGCTGCGTACGGACATCGACCGGCTGCGTACGGACATCGACCGGCTGCAGCTGCAGCTGGACGCGCTTCGGGGAGGCTCCGCTGCCGCGGAGAGTCCGGACGACCGGGCCGAGCTGCGGTACCTCTTCGTCGTGACGTACGGGCGTTCGGGGTCGACCCTGCTCATGTCCCTGCTCGACGGAACCCCCGGGTACTGCATCCGCGGGGAGAACGGCGGGGGCCTGCACCGGCTGTTCGAGTACCACTCCGCCGCCCTGGACGCCCGCGTGCGGTGGGCCGGCGACGAACCGCTCACGCCACAAAACCCGTGGTACGGCATCGACGAGTACCCTCCCGCGCTCGCCGTCGCGCGGATGCGCCAGCTGGTGACGGAGACATTGCTCCGCCCGGAGCCGGGGACCCGCGTGGCGGGCTTCAAGGAGATTCGCTGGTGGCAGTCCCCTCCGGACGACTACCTCGCGTTCGTCGAGACGCTCTTCCCGGGCGCGCGGTTCATCCTGAACACCAGGAACCTCGCCGACGTCGCGCGCAGCAGGTGGAACAACCACACGCCGAACGCCCTGGCCGATCTGGCCATGCTCGAGGGGCGCCTGCGCGAGGCGGTGGACAAGCGTGCCGAGCGCGGCTACCACGTTCACTTCGACGACTACGTCAAGGACCCGTCGGCGCTGCGGGGGCTGTTCGACTGGCTGGGTGAGGGGTACAACGAGGAGCGGGTGGCGCGCACGCTCGCCGTTCGGCACTCCTTCTGA
- a CDS encoding polysaccharide pyruvyl transferase family protein: MKQILIRSGKSPHRVATPAEFLHQDLIGTNTGNLLFSDSVHKMLSLPDTTVTSNGIRTDISPERAEQINERYDVFVVPLANAFRPTFHTSLDRLTRLIEQLTIPVVVVGVGAQVGEDYETDSLTPMNESVRRFVSAVLDRSASIGVRGELTARYLKGLGFADVDIIGCPSMFMYGDTFPEIRATEVDPGSRIAVNLSPDAITVGDVAGIARHAWERYPHLTYYAQNTADGELLLWGDTSPESGVADDFPLQLSHPLLRENKMRLPLDPATWIRELRDHDFAFGTRIHGNVAALLAGTPAVVLTHDSRTLELCRYFDLPYRQLAGLPADTDPRELYENADFSAMLKGHAERFDRVVAFLDRNGLRNAYTHGDRGAAFDAELAALDLPASIPVWDGGDDGNLRYRVSRLRELTTATDARARENDRKLRGRLSAAERREAEAEYQLAALRKELAATRKQLAALERRTSGIEKRVMVRLGPAVRRRIRRLSRGS, encoded by the coding sequence GTGAAGCAGATCCTCATCCGCTCGGGCAAGAGCCCCCATCGCGTCGCCACCCCGGCCGAGTTCCTGCACCAGGACCTGATCGGCACGAACACCGGCAATCTGTTGTTCAGCGATTCGGTTCACAAGATGCTGTCGCTGCCGGACACCACGGTGACGTCCAACGGCATCCGTACCGACATTTCCCCCGAGCGGGCCGAGCAGATCAACGAGCGCTACGACGTCTTCGTCGTCCCCCTCGCCAACGCCTTCCGTCCGACCTTCCACACCTCGCTCGACCGGCTGACCAGGCTCATCGAACAACTCACCATCCCGGTGGTCGTGGTGGGCGTCGGGGCCCAGGTCGGGGAGGACTACGAGACCGACTCGCTCACCCCGATGAACGAGTCCGTACGGCGGTTCGTCTCGGCGGTTCTGGACCGCTCCGCCTCCATCGGGGTACGCGGTGAGCTGACCGCGCGGTACCTGAAGGGGCTCGGCTTCGCCGACGTGGACATCATCGGCTGCCCGTCGATGTTCATGTACGGCGACACGTTCCCCGAGATCCGGGCCACCGAGGTCGACCCGGGTTCACGGATCGCGGTCAACCTCTCGCCCGACGCCATCACGGTCGGCGACGTCGCGGGCATCGCGCGTCACGCCTGGGAGCGCTATCCGCACCTGACCTACTACGCGCAGAACACCGCCGACGGCGAGCTCCTGCTCTGGGGAGACACCTCGCCGGAATCGGGGGTCGCCGACGACTTCCCGCTGCAGTTGAGCCACCCCCTCCTGCGCGAGAACAAGATGCGCCTGCCGCTGGACCCGGCGACCTGGATCCGGGAGCTGCGCGACCACGACTTCGCGTTCGGGACCCGCATCCACGGCAACGTCGCCGCGCTGCTGGCGGGCACCCCCGCGGTCGTGCTCACCCACGACTCGCGCACGCTGGAGCTGTGCCGGTACTTCGACCTGCCGTACCGGCAGCTGGCCGGGCTGCCCGCGGACACCGACCCGCGCGAGCTGTACGAGAACGCCGACTTCTCCGCGATGCTCAAGGGCCACGCCGAGCGGTTCGACCGGGTAGTCGCCTTCCTCGACCGCAACGGCCTGCGCAACGCCTACACCCACGGCGACCGAGGTGCGGCGTTCGACGCCGAACTCGCCGCGCTCGACCTGCCCGCGTCCATCCCGGTCTGGGACGGCGGCGACGACGGCAACCTGCGTTACCGCGTCAGCCGGCTGCGTGAGCTGACGACGGCCACCGACGCCAGAGCCCGGGAGAACGACCGGAAACTGCGTGGCCGCCTGTCCGCCGCCGAACGCCGCGAGGCGGAGGCCGAGTATCAGCTCGCCGCGCTCCGTAAGGAACTCGCGGCCACCCGGAAGCAGCTGGCCGCCCTGGAGCGGCGCACGAGTGGGATCGAGAAGCGGGTGATGGTCCGCCTCGGCCCTGCCGTACGCCGCCGGATCCGCCGACTCAGTCGCGGTTCGTGA
- a CDS encoding NAD(P)H-dependent oxidoreductase codes for MSENNLNEPSRLAVVVGSVREGRFGPTVASWVAEQARVHGGFEVEIVDLADFDIPLSLPGTSPKYAGEAYPRPAGMARLTAALERAEAFVLVTAEYNHSYPASLKAAIDWHYTQWTAKPVAFVSYGGAAGGRHAVLHLENVLTELHAVTIRDGLSFPLRVGSWEDGEPTDPEAPGYAKTVLDLLAWWAAALRAARQTVPYPA; via the coding sequence ATGAGCGAGAACAACCTGAACGAGCCGAGCAGGCTGGCCGTCGTCGTCGGCAGCGTCCGGGAGGGCCGGTTCGGTCCGACCGTGGCGTCCTGGGTGGCTGAGCAGGCACGGGTGCACGGCGGATTCGAGGTCGAGATCGTCGACCTCGCCGACTTCGACATCCCGCTGTCACTGCCCGGAACGTCCCCGAAGTACGCGGGCGAGGCGTACCCCCGCCCGGCGGGCATGGCGCGGCTGACGGCGGCGCTGGAACGCGCGGAGGCGTTCGTCCTGGTGACCGCGGAGTACAACCACAGCTATCCCGCGTCCCTGAAGGCTGCGATCGACTGGCACTACACCCAGTGGACCGCCAAGCCGGTCGCCTTCGTGAGCTACGGGGGTGCTGCCGGCGGCCGGCACGCCGTCCTGCACCTGGAGAACGTCCTCACCGAACTGCACGCGGTGACGATCCGCGACGGGTTGTCGTTCCCGCTGCGGGTCGGCAGCTGGGAGGACGGTGAGCCGACGGATCCCGAAGCCCCGGGGTACGCCAAGACGGTGCTGGACCTGCTCGCCTGGTGGGCAGCCGCACTGCGGGCGGCCCGGCAGACCGTTCCTTACCCGGCCTAG
- a CDS encoding helix-turn-helix transcriptional regulator: protein MGSPLGDFIRAKRDSTRPETLGLADLNRRRAPGLRRVELATRAGISVEYLTRIEQGRDRNPSPAVVNAVADALNLDPGDREHLRFLVKITGGACVGYHRPAPPNRVVRPAVRATLDLLEPAVAIVTNRLGDVLAHTSGFELVMRDSGLFDAAEPNLTRYTFTDPRARSFFADWDQVADERAFDLWLGPTQASSEWFSAELGPVAGAEFTRRLQRHVPPPRVPLRLNHPAAGELCWHRETLQLPSTDTQEIVVHLPADDATATALERLRPSTFFSASMFS, encoded by the coding sequence ATGGGCAGCCCGCTCGGCGACTTCATCCGCGCGAAGCGGGACAGCACCCGGCCCGAGACGCTCGGGCTGGCCGACCTGAACCGCCGGCGTGCACCCGGCCTTCGCCGCGTCGAGCTCGCCACCCGCGCGGGGATCAGCGTCGAGTACCTCACCCGCATCGAGCAGGGCCGTGACCGGAATCCGTCCCCGGCGGTGGTCAACGCCGTGGCGGACGCGTTGAACCTGGATCCCGGCGACCGCGAACACCTGCGCTTCCTGGTCAAGATCACCGGTGGCGCCTGCGTCGGTTACCACCGGCCGGCACCGCCCAACCGCGTCGTACGCCCGGCCGTCCGCGCGACCCTGGACCTCCTCGAGCCCGCGGTCGCGATCGTGACCAACCGGCTGGGCGACGTACTCGCCCACACGAGCGGTTTCGAACTGGTGATGCGCGACTCCGGCCTGTTCGACGCGGCGGAGCCGAACCTCACCCGCTACACGTTCACCGATCCCCGTGCCAGGAGCTTCTTCGCCGACTGGGACCAGGTGGCCGACGAACGGGCCTTCGATCTGTGGCTCGGCCCCACCCAGGCGAGCTCGGAGTGGTTCAGCGCCGAACTGGGGCCGGTCGCCGGTGCGGAGTTCACCCGTCGGCTCCAACGGCACGTACCACCACCGCGGGTCCCCCTGAGGCTGAACCACCCGGCCGCGGGTGAGTTGTGCTGGCACCGCGAAACCCTGCAGCTGCCGAGCACGGACACCCAGGAGATCGTCGTCCACCTCCCGGCCGACGACGCGACCGCGACGGCGCTGGAACGCCTTCGCCCGTCGACGTTCTTCTCCGCGTCGATGTTCTCCTAG
- a CDS encoding macrolide family glycosyltransferase: MSRITMTGMPASGHVNPSLPLVRELVGRGVGVTYYATGEFAEPVERAGAKFRAYPDGAISSRDIAAATQSGSSVRVVARVLAATLSLVPFLREEFARERPDAVVYDSNALWGRVTAASLRLPTISFMTTMLVGPADFKGLTALEWAHTLRLMLPDFPEAVRARRRVLRRFGKDVVPSTPMLPMFGDLTLFPIPREIQPANSRLDESCHFLGPTVNPVNAGLRGAELDAELAAHVDGAEPVVLVSLGTLHAGTGEFFRTCLSALADLPVRVVLAVGHSTDPAELGSPPANTLVRTTVPQVEILRRAAVFVTHGGMNSALEALTCGVPLVVVPQQVEQLLIGRTIAERGAAVVLRQHLSHRPVPPGDLRTAVERMLTDPSARGRARALGAGFGAGGGAGGAELVEKFLRRQRKGGS; this comes from the coding sequence ATGAGCCGCATCACGATGACCGGGATGCCTGCCTCCGGGCATGTCAACCCGAGCCTGCCGTTGGTCCGCGAACTCGTCGGCCGGGGAGTCGGCGTCACCTACTACGCCACCGGTGAGTTCGCCGAGCCGGTGGAGCGCGCAGGTGCGAAGTTCCGTGCCTATCCGGACGGGGCGATCAGCTCCCGCGACATCGCGGCCGCCACCCAGTCCGGTAGCTCCGTCCGGGTGGTCGCAAGGGTGCTGGCGGCAACCCTGTCGCTGGTGCCGTTCCTGCGGGAGGAGTTCGCGCGCGAACGCCCGGACGCGGTGGTGTACGACTCCAACGCCCTGTGGGGACGGGTCACCGCCGCGAGCCTCCGCCTGCCGACGATCTCGTTCATGACGACCATGCTTGTCGGCCCGGCGGACTTCAAGGGACTCACCGCCCTGGAGTGGGCGCACACCCTGCGGCTGATGCTGCCGGACTTCCCCGAGGCGGTGCGAGCGCGACGCCGGGTGCTGCGAAGATTCGGCAAGGACGTCGTGCCGAGCACGCCGATGCTGCCGATGTTCGGCGACCTGACGTTGTTCCCGATCCCGCGCGAGATCCAGCCCGCGAACTCCCGCCTGGACGAGAGTTGTCACTTCCTCGGCCCCACCGTCAACCCCGTCAACGCCGGCTTGCGCGGGGCCGAGTTGGATGCCGAGCTCGCCGCGCACGTGGACGGTGCCGAACCCGTGGTCCTGGTCTCGCTGGGAACGCTGCACGCCGGGACCGGCGAGTTCTTCCGTACGTGCCTCAGCGCGCTCGCCGACCTGCCGGTGCGGGTCGTCCTGGCGGTCGGGCACTCCACCGACCCTGCCGAACTCGGCTCGCCGCCGGCCAACACGCTGGTCCGCACCACGGTTCCGCAGGTGGAGATCCTGCGCAGGGCTGCCGTCTTCGTCACCCACGGCGGGATGAACAGCGCCCTGGAGGCCCTGACCTGCGGCGTGCCGCTGGTGGTCGTACCGCAGCAGGTCGAACAGCTCCTCATCGGCCGGACCATCGCCGAACGCGGGGCGGCCGTGGTGCTGCGTCAGCATCTGTCCCACCGGCCCGTCCCGCCCGGCGACCTCCGCACCGCCGTCGAACGCATGCTGACCGACCCGTCCGCGCGTGGCCGTGCGCGGGCACTGGGTGCCGGCTTCGGCGCCGGTGGTGGGGCCGGCGGCGCGGAGCTTGTCGAGAAGTTCCTGCGCCGGCAACGCAAGGGCGGAAGCTAG